One segment of Paraburkholderia sp. PGU19 DNA contains the following:
- a CDS encoding MFS transporter — MDSKTLTAIADEPSEAAGASRISWYAEAGPRARRAFWSCKVGYMLDGMDTQMLSFVIPTLVATWGITLADAGFIGTLTLLSSALGGWIAGILSDRIGRVRTLQLTVLWFAVFTGLCGLAQNYGQLLAARALMGFGFGGEWTAGAVLIGEVIRARDRGKAVGLVQSGWALGWGMAALLYAVLFSAMAPEIAWRALFLIGLVPAALVLLIRRYVKEPEVFEQAKAIRRNANDTPRFTEIFAPKLLSTTLRAALLTTGAQGGYYAITTWLPTFLKTERHLTVMGTGGYLAMIIVGSYIGYLSSAWLTDRIGRKPNFILFAVGSMAIAFAYTSLPLTNTSMLWLGFPLGFFASGIFSGMGAFLTELFPTRVRGSGQGFCYNVGRAIGAMFPVLIGSLSKEFGLGTSIGIFAVAAYGVLIIAALTLPETRGRELESA; from the coding sequence ATGGACAGCAAGACACTCACGGCAATCGCTGACGAGCCCAGCGAAGCGGCCGGCGCCAGCCGGATTTCATGGTATGCAGAAGCCGGTCCGCGCGCGCGTCGTGCGTTCTGGAGCTGCAAGGTCGGCTACATGCTCGACGGCATGGACACGCAGATGCTCTCGTTCGTGATCCCGACCCTCGTCGCGACGTGGGGCATCACGCTCGCGGATGCGGGATTCATCGGCACGCTGACGCTGCTTTCGTCGGCCTTGGGCGGCTGGATCGCCGGCATATTGTCGGACCGCATCGGCCGCGTTCGCACGCTGCAGCTCACCGTGTTGTGGTTCGCCGTCTTCACCGGTCTATGCGGACTCGCGCAGAACTATGGCCAGTTGCTTGCCGCACGCGCACTGATGGGTTTCGGCTTCGGCGGTGAATGGACTGCGGGGGCCGTACTGATCGGCGAGGTGATTCGCGCACGCGACCGCGGCAAGGCCGTGGGCCTCGTGCAGTCGGGCTGGGCGCTCGGCTGGGGCATGGCCGCCCTGCTCTACGCCGTGCTCTTTTCAGCGATGGCGCCGGAAATCGCGTGGCGCGCGCTGTTCCTGATCGGCCTCGTGCCCGCCGCTCTCGTGCTGCTGATTCGCCGCTATGTGAAGGAACCCGAAGTGTTCGAGCAGGCGAAGGCGATCCGGCGCAACGCCAACGATACACCGCGCTTCACTGAAATCTTCGCGCCGAAGCTGCTGTCCACGACGCTGCGCGCCGCGCTGCTCACGACAGGCGCGCAAGGCGGCTACTACGCGATCACCACGTGGCTGCCCACGTTCCTGAAGACGGAACGCCATCTGACGGTGATGGGCACGGGCGGCTATCTGGCGATGATCATCGTTGGCTCGTATATCGGCTACCTGTCGAGCGCGTGGCTGACGGACCGCATTGGCCGCAAGCCCAATTTCATTCTGTTCGCCGTCGGCTCGATGGCCATCGCGTTCGCTTACACGTCGCTGCCGCTCACGAATACGTCGATGCTCTGGCTCGGTTTTCCGCTTGGCTTCTTCGCCTCCGGCATCTTCTCGGGCATGGGCGCGTTTCTCACCGAACTCTTCCCCACCCGGGTGCGCGGCTCGGGACAGGGCTTCTGCTACAACGTCGGCCGCGCGATCGGCGCGATGTTTCCCGTGCTGATCGGCTCGCTGTCGAAAGAGTTCGGCCTTGGCACGAGCATCGGCATTTTTGCCGTGGCCGCCTACGGCGTATTGATCATCGCCGCCCTCACGCTGCCCGAAACTCGCGGACGAGAACTCGAATCCGCATGA
- a CDS encoding putative hydro-lyase — MTPSEFRQAVRHGDFRGPTAGQCGEYAQANLAILPAAHAHDFLRFCHANPKPCPLLGVGEPGDFRVPVLGRDIDIRTDVPAYNVYRDGVLSERVDSIEALWQDDFVVFAIGCSFSFEHMLALEGIGLRHVEEGRNVPMYRTHIANRRAGVFGGELVVSMRPMRGADAIRAVQITSRFPGVHGAPVHIGDPAELGIADLARPDFGDAVTIHAGELPVYWACGVTPQTALMAARLPLAIAHAPGHMLMTDITNASLAVF, encoded by the coding sequence ATGACTCCATCCGAATTCCGCCAGGCCGTTCGTCACGGCGACTTTCGCGGCCCGACAGCCGGACAGTGCGGCGAGTACGCGCAAGCCAATCTCGCGATACTGCCCGCCGCACACGCGCATGATTTCCTGCGCTTCTGCCATGCGAATCCGAAACCGTGCCCGCTGCTGGGCGTCGGCGAACCGGGCGACTTCCGCGTGCCGGTGCTCGGCCGCGATATCGACATCCGCACCGACGTGCCGGCCTACAACGTCTATCGCGACGGCGTGCTGAGCGAGCGCGTCGATTCGATCGAAGCGCTTTGGCAGGACGATTTCGTCGTGTTCGCGATTGGCTGCTCGTTTTCGTTCGAGCACATGCTCGCGCTCGAAGGCATCGGGCTGCGTCACGTCGAAGAAGGACGCAACGTGCCGATGTACCGCACGCATATCGCCAACCGGCGCGCGGGCGTGTTCGGCGGCGAACTCGTGGTGTCGATGCGCCCGATGCGCGGCGCCGACGCGATTCGCGCCGTGCAGATCACGAGCCGCTTTCCTGGCGTGCACGGCGCGCCCGTCCATATCGGCGACCCTGCGGAACTTGGCATCGCCGATCTGGCGCGCCCCGACTTCGGCGACGCAGTGACGATCCACGCGGGCGAGCTGCCCGTCTACTGGGCGTGCGGCGTGACCCCGCAGACCGCTTTGATGGCGGCCAGGCTGCCGCTCGCAATCGCCCACGCACCGGGCCACATGCTGATGACGGATATCACGAACGCGTCGCTAGCCGTGTTCTGA
- a CDS encoding LysR family transcriptional regulator, with protein sequence MNTRFLETFVTLAKLRSFRTTATALHATPAAISQRLKALEDELQTVLVDRDSREFRLTPNGDYLLGYAKAVVEATRQLQAAASNEGAMRGKLRLGVIETVVHSWLADYMRMLATDYPQLEVDLAVDVSVVLQRRLMAGELDLIIRVEGSDEESVVCDALANYPVHWIARAGLLPLSRSGLAKRVLRHPILTFGRGTAPHRALEDIVSKLALANGVPLADTRITGSPSISVIVQLVRDGFGVAAIPRLFVDELIARGEVVELPLQPSPPSIVVSMSRRSDAPLFVHGAANAARTACHAYCEHGDARLIERL encoded by the coding sequence ATGAATACTCGCTTTCTCGAAACGTTCGTCACGCTCGCGAAATTGCGCAGCTTCCGCACGACGGCAACGGCGCTGCATGCCACGCCCGCTGCGATTTCCCAGCGTCTGAAAGCGCTCGAAGATGAATTGCAGACCGTGCTGGTCGATCGCGACAGCCGCGAATTTCGCCTGACACCGAATGGCGACTACCTGCTCGGCTACGCGAAAGCCGTGGTCGAGGCGACGCGTCAGTTGCAGGCGGCCGCGTCCAACGAAGGCGCGATGCGCGGCAAGCTGCGTCTGGGCGTGATCGAAACGGTCGTGCACAGCTGGCTCGCCGACTACATGCGCATGCTCGCCACCGACTATCCGCAACTCGAAGTGGATCTCGCGGTGGACGTGAGCGTGGTGCTGCAGCGCCGCCTGATGGCGGGCGAACTCGATCTGATCATTCGCGTGGAGGGCAGCGATGAGGAATCGGTCGTGTGCGACGCGCTTGCCAATTATCCCGTTCACTGGATCGCGCGCGCGGGTCTGTTGCCCTTGTCTCGAAGCGGGCTCGCAAAGCGCGTGTTGCGGCATCCTATCCTGACGTTCGGCCGTGGAACGGCGCCGCATCGCGCGCTCGAAGACATCGTCAGCAAGCTCGCGCTCGCGAATGGCGTGCCGCTCGCCGACACGCGCATCACCGGCTCGCCATCGATCTCGGTGATCGTGCAACTGGTGCGCGACGGCTTTGGCGTCGCGGCCATTCCGCGGCTTTTCGTCGACGAGTTGATCGCGCGCGGCGAAGTGGTTGAGTTGCCGTTGCAGCCGTCGCCGCCTTCGATCGTGGTGTCGATGTCGCGCCGCTCGGACGCGCCGTTGTTCGTGCACGGCGCGGCGAACGCTGCACGCACCGCATGTCACGCGTACTGCGAACATGGCGACGCGCGGCTGATTGAGCGGCTGTAA
- a CDS encoding LuxR C-terminal-related transcriptional regulator, with protein sequence MLRLIAAGLTSKEIGKKLKISPRTVSKHRENLMRKLQIHDMAALMRIANSLR encoded by the coding sequence GTGCTGCGCCTCATCGCTGCCGGATTGACCAGCAAGGAGATCGGGAAAAAACTAAAAATCAGTCCCCGGACGGTCAGCAAGCATCGCGAAAACCTGATGCGAAAACTCCAGATCCATGACATGGCTGCCTTGATGCGCATTGCAAACTCACTGCGCTAA